One stretch of Alcaligenes aquatilis DNA includes these proteins:
- a CDS encoding spermidine synthase translates to MAGEQGDDSPTLSESEGIRYLHFGTEWIQGAMRIRKPAELVLAYTQQMMAWLLFTPDPKPEHKLAILGLGAGSLLRFCLKQTDSQVQTVEWNPSVIGMCHAFFRLPRSPRSLIDQADAGVWVQDSDQHGQYRALMVDLYDAHAEGPVRDSLEFYQDCRAILDDEGIMTVNLFGAHPSFKHNIDNIREAFNGKVLLLPEMDEGNQVVLAFKGSTLEMTAGELLNRAEHVQADYGLPATRWARELLSFRRQMLDQ, encoded by the coding sequence ATGGCTGGTGAGCAGGGGGACGATAGTCCTACGTTGTCGGAAAGCGAGGGGATCCGTTATCTGCACTTTGGAACGGAATGGATTCAAGGTGCCATGCGCATTCGCAAGCCCGCTGAATTGGTCTTGGCCTATACACAACAAATGATGGCCTGGCTGTTGTTTACGCCAGACCCCAAGCCCGAACACAAGCTGGCCATTCTGGGCCTGGGGGCGGGATCCTTGTTGCGCTTCTGTCTGAAGCAGACCGACAGCCAGGTTCAGACGGTGGAATGGAACCCGTCTGTAATTGGGATGTGTCATGCCTTTTTCCGTTTGCCACGTAGCCCACGCTCCCTGATTGATCAGGCTGATGCCGGGGTCTGGGTGCAAGACAGCGATCAGCACGGCCAATATCGCGCCTTGATGGTGGATTTATACGACGCCCATGCCGAAGGCCCGGTGCGCGACAGTTTGGAGTTTTACCAGGATTGTCGTGCCATTCTGGATGACGAGGGCATTATGACCGTCAATCTTTTTGGTGCGCATCCCAGCTTCAAACACAATATTGACAATATTCGTGAAGCCTTCAATGGCAAAGTCTTATTGTTGCCCGAGATGGACGAGGGCAACCAAGTGGTTCTGGCCTTCAAGGGCAGCACACTGGAGATGACGGCCGGAGAGCTGCTCAATCGGGCCGAGCACGTGCAGGCCGATTATGGCTTGCCGGCCACGCGTTGGGCCAGGGAACTGTTGTCGTTTCGTCGACAGATGCTAGACCAGTAA
- the bktB gene encoding beta-ketothiolase BktB, whose protein sequence is MQEVVLVQACRTAFGNFGGSLRSVPPVEMGAAVMQEVLGRSGISASEVEQVVMGQVVLTEPQDIYLARAASMRVGVAHEAVAMSVNRLCASGLQAIISAAQAIVLGEAQVALAGGVESTSRIPYMATSQRWGSRMGNVALVDVLSEIFISPLTREHVGVTGENVARKYGVSRCEQDQLALESHRRAARAIESGYFKEQIVPMVAHEGTVFEQDEHVRHDGSLEQLAALKPIFQSDGGTVTAGNILGLADAAAVVLMMEEGQACRQGLKPMGKLRSWAHAGVDPQLAGMGPVPSTRLALKRAGLTVADIDVIESNEAFAAQVCAVAKELDFDPERVNPNGGSISMGHPLGATGAALVVKALHELQRIQGRYALVTMCHGGSEGVALIIERQ, encoded by the coding sequence ATGCAAGAAGTCGTCCTGGTTCAGGCGTGTCGAACCGCGTTTGGTAACTTTGGTGGTTCGTTACGGAGTGTGCCCCCCGTTGAGATGGGCGCTGCTGTTATGCAGGAAGTGTTGGGCAGAAGCGGCATATCTGCCTCGGAGGTGGAGCAGGTGGTGATGGGGCAGGTGGTGCTGACCGAGCCCCAGGATATCTATTTGGCTCGGGCGGCCTCCATGAGGGTGGGGGTCGCTCATGAGGCTGTTGCGATGAGCGTGAATCGTTTATGTGCATCAGGTTTGCAGGCCATTATTTCGGCAGCGCAAGCGATCGTATTGGGTGAGGCCCAGGTGGCTTTGGCTGGCGGTGTTGAAAGCACCAGTCGAATACCGTATATGGCGACCTCCCAGCGTTGGGGGAGCCGCATGGGTAATGTGGCCTTGGTGGATGTTTTGTCGGAAATTTTTATCAGCCCTTTGACTCGGGAGCATGTGGGGGTGACGGGGGAGAATGTCGCCAGAAAGTACGGTGTGTCTCGTTGTGAACAGGATCAGTTGGCCCTGGAGTCGCATCGTCGAGCGGCGCGTGCCATTGAAAGCGGATACTTTAAAGAGCAGATCGTTCCGATGGTGGCACACGAGGGGACCGTCTTCGAGCAAGATGAGCATGTCCGGCATGATGGGAGCCTGGAGCAGCTTGCCGCCTTGAAGCCTATTTTCCAGAGCGACGGGGGAACGGTGACGGCTGGCAACATTCTGGGTTTAGCGGACGCGGCGGCGGTGGTGCTGATGATGGAAGAGGGGCAGGCGTGTCGTCAAGGCTTGAAACCCATGGGCAAGCTGCGCTCATGGGCGCATGCGGGCGTGGATCCACAACTTGCGGGAATGGGGCCGGTGCCATCGACTCGCTTGGCGCTTAAGCGAGCGGGGCTGACAGTGGCCGATATTGATGTGATCGAGTCCAATGAGGCGTTTGCGGCACAGGTGTGCGCCGTTGCCAAAGAATTGGATTTTGATCCGGAACGTGTCAATCCGAATGGCGGCAGCATTAGTATGGGCCATCCTTTGGGGGCGACAGGGGCGGCACTCGTGGTCAAGGCTTTGCATGAGTTGCAGCGTATCCAGGGGCGGTATGCGCTGGTAACCATGTGTCATGGCGGCAGCGAAGGAGTGGCCCTAATTATCGAGCGCCAGTGA
- a CDS encoding acetyl-CoA C-acyltransferase family protein encodes MKEVVVVQACRTAIGDFGGGLKNVSPIEMGATVLRAVLDRSGVSAADVQHVVMGQVIQTEPRDMYLSRVASVQAGVGHGTPAMNVNRLCGSGLQAIVSAAQGILLGDAKVALAGGAESMSRAPYMSSAHRWGARMGDSVMMDMMTGALTDPFDRVHMGITAENVARQYGVTRADQDELALESHQRARRAIEQGYFKEQIVPIIQKSRKGEIVFDQDEHVRLDATMENFTGLKPVFLPDGGSVTAGNASGLNDGAAAVLLMCAEEARQRGLKPLAKLVSWGHAGVDPSIMGIGPVPATRVALERAGLSVSDLDVIESNEAFAAQACAVVRELGLDPARVNPNGSGISLGHPIGATGAAITVKALHELQRVQGRYALVTMCIGGGQGIAAIFERS; translated from the coding sequence ATGAAAGAAGTAGTGGTAGTCCAGGCATGCCGTACCGCGATTGGTGATTTTGGTGGTGGGTTAAAGAATGTGTCGCCAATCGAGATGGGAGCCACGGTGTTGCGCGCGGTACTGGACAGAAGTGGCGTATCAGCGGCAGACGTCCAGCATGTCGTGATGGGGCAGGTCATTCAGACCGAGCCGCGTGATATGTACTTGTCGCGTGTGGCCTCGGTGCAGGCTGGGGTGGGGCATGGAACACCGGCCATGAACGTTAACCGTTTATGCGGCTCGGGCCTGCAGGCTATTGTGTCGGCCGCGCAGGGCATTTTGCTCGGTGATGCCAAGGTGGCCTTGGCAGGTGGTGCAGAAAGCATGAGCCGTGCTCCTTATATGTCCAGCGCACATCGCTGGGGCGCTCGCATGGGCGACTCGGTCATGATGGACATGATGACCGGCGCGCTGACGGATCCCTTTGATCGCGTTCATATGGGTATTACGGCTGAAAACGTAGCTCGCCAATACGGCGTAACCCGTGCCGATCAGGACGAGCTGGCACTGGAATCGCACCAGCGTGCGCGTCGCGCAATCGAACAAGGCTACTTTAAAGAGCAGATCGTACCCATCATCCAGAAAAGCCGTAAGGGCGAGATCGTGTTTGATCAGGACGAACACGTACGCCTGGATGCCACGATGGAGAACTTTACCGGTTTGAAGCCCGTGTTCCTGCCCGACGGTGGCAGTGTGACGGCGGGCAATGCCTCCGGTCTGAATGACGGTGCGGCCGCTGTTTTGTTGATGTGTGCCGAAGAGGCGCGTCAACGTGGTCTGAAGCCATTGGCCAAACTCGTGTCTTGGGGCCATGCCGGTGTCGATCCCAGCATCATGGGCATTGGCCCTGTGCCCGCAACCCGTGTGGCGTTGGAACGTGCCGGTTTGAGCGTGTCGGACCTGGATGTGATCGAGTCCAACGAAGCTTTCGCCGCCCAGGCTTGCGCGGTGGTACGTGAGTTGGGCTTGGACCCGGCGCGCGTCAATCCCAATGGCAGTGGTATTAGCCTGGGCCACCCTATTGGGGCGACCGGCGCGGCCATTACCGTCAAGGCTTTGCATGAATTGCAGCGCGTTCAGGGTCGTTACGCGCTGGTCACCATGTGTATTGGGGGCGGCCAAGGCATTGCGGCAATTTTCGAACGCTCTTGA
- a CDS encoding universal stress protein translates to MYERILVCTDGSELSAHAVTHALNLAKTSGAKLLALRVIPRYRQSYLEGGPIIDQKLDSRIEASWVEHAQSELAAVKQAGKDIGVSVKGLVVKSELVADAIISTAEKQKADLIVMSSHGRKGYKRLLLGSETQHVLTYSEIPVLVIRKKAKKK, encoded by the coding sequence ATGTACGAGCGTATCCTGGTATGTACCGACGGCTCAGAACTGTCCGCCCACGCCGTCACCCATGCACTGAATCTGGCCAAGACCAGCGGCGCCAAATTGCTGGCTCTGCGCGTCATTCCGCGCTATCGACAAAGCTATCTGGAAGGCGGCCCCATTATTGACCAGAAGCTGGATAGCCGTATCGAAGCCTCCTGGGTAGAGCACGCGCAATCCGAATTGGCTGCCGTCAAACAAGCCGGGAAAGATATTGGCGTTTCAGTCAAAGGCCTGGTGGTGAAATCAGAACTGGTGGCCGATGCCATTATCTCTACCGCTGAAAAACAGAAAGCCGACCTGATCGTCATGTCCTCGCATGGCCGCAAGGGCTACAAGCGTCTGCTCTTGGGCAGCGAAACACAGCATGTCCTGACCTACTCGGAAATCCCCGTCCTGGTTATCCGCAAGAAAGCCAAGAAAAAATAG
- a CDS encoding isocitrate lyase/PEP mutase family protein, whose amino-acid sequence MTISTQDKRRRFRALHKSGLLVLPNPWDIGGAKRLERLGAQAIASSSAAFAWSNGLEDFEVGRDALLAHLRQLAASTNLPLNADFENGFADEPKQVAENVRLAIDTGIAGLSIEDRQGNELYELDLAVARIQAAKQAICSSAEDVLLVGRSEGMLIGALDLEQTIARLQAFAQAGADVVYAPGLRELDDIAHVVQALAPTPVNVLLIHPGLNVPDLAAIGVRRVSTGSQLALATWNCFEQASRQLLEQGHLPPTQAHRRWS is encoded by the coding sequence ATGACAATCAGCACACAGGACAAACGCCGCCGTTTTCGAGCCTTGCATAAAAGCGGCTTACTGGTTTTGCCCAACCCTTGGGACATAGGGGGAGCCAAACGCTTGGAACGTTTGGGTGCTCAGGCGATTGCCAGCAGCAGCGCCGCTTTTGCCTGGTCAAACGGCCTGGAAGATTTTGAAGTGGGCCGCGATGCCCTGCTGGCACATTTGCGGCAACTGGCGGCCAGCACAAACCTGCCGCTCAATGCCGACTTTGAAAACGGTTTTGCCGATGAGCCGAAACAGGTCGCAGAAAACGTCCGTCTGGCCATTGATACCGGCATTGCAGGTTTGTCCATCGAAGATCGCCAAGGCAACGAGCTGTACGAACTGGATCTGGCCGTGGCCCGCATCCAGGCGGCCAAGCAAGCCATTTGCAGCAGTGCTGAGGACGTTCTACTAGTGGGACGCAGCGAAGGCATGCTGATTGGCGCGCTGGATCTGGAGCAAACCATAGCCCGGCTGCAAGCCTTTGCCCAGGCCGGTGCCGATGTGGTCTACGCCCCCGGTTTACGCGAGCTGGACGATATTGCCCACGTAGTTCAGGCACTGGCACCGACACCCGTGAATGTGCTGCTGATTCATCCGGGGCTGAACGTGCCTGATTTGGCAGCCATTGGCGTACGCCGTGTCAGCACCGGCTCACAACTGGCCTTGGCCACCTGGAATTGCTTTGAACAGGCCAGCCGACAGTTGCTGGAGCAAGGACATCTGCCCCCTACCCAGGCCCATCGCCGCTGGTCTTAG
- a CDS encoding LysR family transcriptional regulator: MHDFRSIDNLDRSLRCFLRIAQLGSVSKAADDLGQSQSSLSKQLNTLEQSLGQVLFTRTGRGVSLNDAGELLRQAIEPAYSRIDGAIHAMRQDHGVNSGTVRLATVHTLSYYFMSDVAAAFMSSHPAVNLSLLGRSSPEVVALVANGKADVGFVYDSAVDCGGLVSHTLFDDQMCRISAKQEPFPNADLNHQALRLIGFPPHYALRRMIHSSGLHPEFVAEVETIDAMLRLVASGLGDCILPSRIPDSLLHEHNLHKYPIEQPSLHRRVVAILRADRDPQILTSRLLECALRTAQSL; the protein is encoded by the coding sequence ATGCATGATTTCCGCTCCATCGACAATCTGGATCGTTCCTTGCGATGCTTTTTACGCATCGCGCAACTGGGTTCGGTCAGCAAAGCGGCTGATGATCTGGGACAAAGCCAATCCAGCCTGAGCAAACAATTAAACACATTGGAACAAAGCCTGGGACAGGTCCTGTTTACCCGCACCGGACGCGGAGTCAGCCTGAATGACGCAGGCGAGCTACTGCGCCAGGCCATTGAACCCGCTTACAGTCGTATTGACGGCGCCATCCATGCAATGCGCCAAGACCATGGCGTCAATTCAGGCACAGTAAGGCTGGCCACTGTACACACATTGAGCTACTACTTCATGTCCGATGTGGCAGCTGCTTTCATGAGCTCACACCCGGCCGTGAATTTATCCTTATTGGGGCGCAGCTCGCCCGAAGTGGTGGCGTTGGTGGCAAACGGCAAGGCCGATGTCGGTTTTGTATACGACTCGGCAGTGGACTGTGGAGGCTTGGTCTCGCACACTTTATTTGACGACCAAATGTGCCGTATCTCCGCCAAACAGGAGCCATTTCCAAATGCAGACTTAAACCACCAGGCCTTGCGCCTGATCGGGTTTCCGCCTCACTACGCCCTGCGCCGAATGATTCATAGCAGCGGCTTGCACCCTGAATTTGTGGCGGAAGTCGAAACCATCGACGCCATGTTACGACTGGTCGCCTCAGGATTGGGAGACTGTATCTTGCCCAGTCGCATTCCCGACAGCCTGCTGCACGAGCACAATCTGCACAAATACCCAATCGAGCAACCGAGCCTGCACCGCCGGGTTGTCGCGATTTTGCGGGCAGACCGCGACCCACAAATCCTGACCTCGCGTTTGCTGGAATGTGCTTTGCGCACGGCCCAGAGTCTATAG
- a CDS encoding arginine/lysine/ornithine decarboxylase: MQYQFPIVIIDEDFRSENASGLSIRVLADAIEAEGFEVLGTTSYGDLSQFAQQQSRASAFILSIDDEEFTQDGDSAPALVNLRAFIRAVRRRNTDVPIYVYGETKTARHMPNDILRELQGVIHMFEDTPEFVARHIVREARSYVEGVKPPFLKALLDYAEDGSYSWHCPGHSGGVAFLKSPVGQIFHQFFGENMLRADVCNAVEELGQLLDHNGAIGASERNAARIFNADHCFFVTNGTSTSNKIVWHHAVAPGDVVVVDRNCHKSILHSIVMTGAIPVFLRPTRNHFGIIGPIARSEFDIETIREKIRKHPLLSHLDADTVKPRVLTLTQSTYDGIIYDTQEIKNAVDGYVEVLHFDEAWIPHAAFHPFYGQFHAMGKNRPRPQETMVFSTQSTHKLLAGLSQASHVLAQDSVTRSLDRHLFNEAYLMHTSTSPQYAIIASCDVAAAMMEPPGGRVLVEESIIEALDFRRAMRKVESQFDEDDWWFKVWGPPTLAEDGVGQPEDWIITDDVEHSEWHGFGPLADGFNMLDPIKATIVTPGLDLTGTFGETGIPASIVTKFLAQRGVIVEKIGLYSFFIMFTIGITKGRWNSLVTALQQFKDDYDRNLPVWRVLPQFARQYPCYEEMGLRDLCQHVHQLYAKHDIARLMTDMYLSDVVPVMRPADAFACIAQRRTERVEIDQLEGRVTTNLITPYPPGIPLLIPGEAFNKTIVDFLKFSRELHRQCPGFGTDIHGFVEEVDASGQKRYYVDCVAQ; the protein is encoded by the coding sequence ATGCAATATCAATTCCCCATTGTGATTATCGATGAGGATTTTCGTTCTGAAAATGCGTCTGGTCTGAGCATTCGTGTATTAGCAGATGCGATCGAGGCTGAAGGTTTCGAGGTGTTGGGAACCACCAGTTATGGCGATTTGAGTCAATTTGCCCAGCAGCAAAGTCGTGCCAGCGCGTTTATTTTGTCCATCGATGATGAGGAGTTCACGCAAGATGGAGACAGCGCCCCGGCGCTGGTCAATTTGCGTGCCTTTATTCGGGCTGTGCGTCGTCGCAATACCGATGTGCCCATTTATGTCTATGGCGAGACCAAAACAGCTCGTCATATGCCAAACGATATCTTGCGCGAGCTGCAGGGCGTCATTCACATGTTCGAGGACACGCCCGAGTTTGTGGCGCGCCACATCGTGCGTGAAGCGCGCAGCTATGTGGAAGGCGTCAAGCCCCCGTTTCTGAAAGCCTTGCTCGACTACGCCGAAGATGGTTCCTATTCCTGGCACTGTCCCGGTCACTCCGGCGGTGTGGCCTTTCTGAAAAGCCCGGTCGGGCAGATTTTCCACCAGTTCTTTGGTGAGAACATGCTGCGTGCCGACGTGTGTAATGCCGTCGAAGAGCTGGGTCAATTGCTGGACCACAACGGGGCCATTGGTGCCAGTGAACGCAATGCCGCGCGTATTTTCAACGCGGATCACTGCTTTTTCGTCACCAATGGCACCAGCACCAGCAACAAGATTGTCTGGCATCACGCTGTGGCTCCCGGCGATGTGGTGGTCGTGGATCGCAATTGCCACAAATCCATCCTGCACAGCATCGTGATGACCGGTGCCATTCCCGTGTTCCTGCGTCCTACGCGCAACCACTTCGGGATTATTGGCCCGATTGCACGCAGTGAATTTGATATCGAGACCATTCGCGAGAAGATCCGCAAGCACCCCTTGCTCTCGCACCTGGATGCCGACACGGTTAAACCCCGCGTGTTGACGCTGACCCAGTCCACTTACGACGGCATTATTTACGACACTCAGGAGATCAAGAATGCCGTGGACGGTTACGTGGAAGTGCTGCACTTTGACGAGGCCTGGATTCCGCATGCGGCTTTCCATCCTTTCTACGGTCAGTTCCATGCCATGGGCAAGAACCGTCCGCGTCCACAAGAAACCATGGTGTTCTCCACCCAGTCCACCCACAAGCTGCTGGCCGGCTTGAGCCAAGCCAGCCATGTATTGGCACAGGACTCGGTAACCCGTAGTTTGGATCGCCATTTGTTTAATGAAGCCTATCTGATGCATACCAGCACCAGCCCGCAGTATGCGATTATTGCGTCCTGCGATGTGGCCGCTGCCATGATGGAGCCGCCCGGTGGACGTGTGCTGGTTGAAGAAAGCATTATTGAGGCGTTGGACTTTCGCCGCGCCATGCGCAAGGTCGAGTCGCAGTTTGATGAGGACGACTGGTGGTTCAAGGTATGGGGCCCGCCAACCCTGGCCGAGGACGGGGTGGGGCAGCCCGAAGACTGGATTATTACGGATGATGTTGAGCACAGTGAGTGGCACGGCTTTGGCCCGCTGGCTGATGGCTTCAATATGCTGGATCCGATCAAGGCGACGATTGTCACCCCCGGTCTGGATCTGACGGGCACGTTTGGTGAAACCGGTATTCCAGCCTCTATCGTGACCAAGTTCCTGGCGCAGCGTGGCGTGATCGTGGAGAAGATTGGCCTGTACAGCTTCTTTATCATGTTCACCATCGGCATTACCAAAGGCCGTTGGAATTCCCTGGTGACGGCCTTGCAGCAGTTCAAGGACGATTACGACCGTAACTTGCCTGTCTGGCGTGTTCTGCCTCAGTTCGCGCGTCAGTATCCTTGCTACGAAGAAATGGGCTTGCGCGATTTGTGTCAGCACGTGCACCAGTTGTACGCCAAGCACGACATTGCCCGTCTGATGACCGATATGTATCTGTCGGATGTGGTGCCTGTCATGCGTCCGGCTGATGCCTTTGCCTGCATTGCGCAGCGTCGTACTGAACGGGTCGAGATTGATCAGCTGGAAGGTCGCGTGACGACCAACCTGATCACTCCTTACCCGCCCGGTATTCCGCTCTTGATTCCGGGTGAAGCTTTCAACAAGACGATTGTGGATTTCCTGAAGTTCTCGCGTGAACTGCACCGCCAGTGTCCCGGCTTTGGTACGGATATCCACGGTTTTGTGGAAGAGGTCGATGCCTCGGGTCAGAAGCGTTACTACGTGGATTGCGTGGCGCAGTAA
- the xth gene encoding exodeoxyribonuclease III yields the protein MKLTTWNVNSLNVRLPQVLDWLAANPVDVLCLQELKLPDERFPLEAFQEMGYHAHWAGQKTYNGVALISREPGTDVQRNLPNYEDPQQRLLAATYPSPDGPVRVICAYCPNGQSLESEKYSYKLEWFAALHDWLEKELQQYPRLAILGDYNIAPADQDVHDPAKWADDVLVSPPERAAFERLLALGLHDAYRLFEQSGSPFTWWDYRRFAFRRDAGLRIDHALLSDALKTRCSACDIDREPRANEQPSDHAPVTATLSFT from the coding sequence ATGAAACTCACCACCTGGAACGTGAACTCCCTGAACGTCCGTCTTCCTCAAGTTCTGGACTGGCTGGCCGCCAACCCCGTAGACGTGCTTTGTCTGCAAGAGCTCAAACTGCCCGACGAGCGTTTTCCTTTGGAGGCTTTTCAGGAAATGGGATATCACGCTCACTGGGCGGGTCAAAAAACCTATAACGGCGTCGCCCTGATTTCCCGCGAGCCGGGCACGGATGTGCAGCGCAATCTGCCCAATTACGAAGACCCGCAGCAACGTCTGCTGGCCGCCACCTACCCATCGCCTGACGGCCCGGTCCGCGTGATTTGTGCCTACTGCCCCAACGGGCAGTCGCTCGAGAGCGAAAAGTACAGCTACAAGCTGGAATGGTTCGCCGCCCTGCACGACTGGTTGGAAAAAGAATTGCAGCAGTATCCCCGTCTGGCCATCCTGGGCGACTATAATATTGCCCCAGCTGACCAGGACGTTCACGACCCTGCCAAGTGGGCCGATGATGTTCTGGTCTCCCCGCCCGAGCGGGCCGCCTTCGAGCGCTTGCTGGCACTGGGCTTGCATGACGCCTATCGCCTGTTTGAGCAGAGCGGCAGCCCGTTTACCTGGTGGGACTATCGTCGTTTTGCATTCCGCCGCGACGCCGGTTTACGCATTGACCATGCCTTGTTGTCCGATGCCTTGAAAACCCGTTGCTCAGCCTGCGACATTGACCGCGAACCGCGTGCCAATGAACAGCCCTCGGATCATGCACCTGTTACCGCTACTCTGTCCTTTACCTGA
- the gmk gene encoding guanylate kinase translates to MSTSYPGTVFMVVAPSGAGKSSLVNALLANDSNIMLSISATTRAPRPGETDGEHYFFVDKARFEQMCADNAMLEWAKVHDNYYGTPREPIQKALNAGRDVLLEIDWQGARLAREHFPEAVGIFILPPSLPTLEARLRKRGQDSEEIIARRVEAAEHEIAHVRDCQYAIINEDFDTALQQLLSIVQASRLRTATQSVRHRQLFQQLGADALLNQG, encoded by the coding sequence ATGTCCACGAGCTATCCTGGCACTGTTTTTATGGTTGTCGCCCCCAGCGGGGCGGGCAAATCCAGTCTGGTCAACGCCCTGCTGGCCAACGATTCCAACATCATGCTGTCCATCTCGGCCACGACCCGCGCACCACGCCCTGGTGAGACCGACGGCGAACACTACTTCTTTGTGGACAAGGCGCGCTTCGAGCAGATGTGTGCCGACAACGCCATGCTGGAATGGGCCAAGGTGCATGACAACTACTACGGCACACCCCGCGAACCCATTCAGAAAGCCCTGAATGCAGGCCGCGATGTGCTGCTGGAAATCGACTGGCAAGGCGCCCGTCTGGCCCGCGAACATTTCCCCGAAGCCGTAGGCATTTTCATTTTGCCGCCCTCCTTGCCCACCTTGGAGGCGCGTTTGCGCAAACGCGGACAGGACAGCGAAGAGATCATTGCCCGCCGCGTCGAGGCTGCCGAGCACGAAATCGCCCATGTTCGTGACTGTCAATATGCTATTATCAATGAGGATTTTGATACGGCATTACAGCAGCTATTGAGTATTGTGCAGGCCAGTCGGTTGCGCACTGCCACTCAGTCAGTACGGCATCGCCAACTCTTTCAACAATTAGGCGCAGATGCCCTGCTGAATCAGGGCTGA
- the rpoZ gene encoding DNA-directed RNA polymerase subunit omega — protein sequence MARITIEDCLEQVPNRFKLTLAAAYRARELAQGHEPRLESKNKPTVTALREIASGATGLEMLRKVPT from the coding sequence ATGGCTCGCATCACTATCGAGGACTGCCTGGAGCAAGTCCCCAATCGCTTTAAGCTCACCTTGGCAGCCGCCTACCGTGCGCGCGAACTGGCCCAAGGCCACGAACCACGCCTGGAAAGCAAGAACAAGCCTACGGTTACCGCCTTGCGAGAAATCGCCTCCGGCGCGACCGGTCTGGAAATGCTGCGCAAAGTTCCTACCTGA